In the Chloroflexota bacterium genome, one interval contains:
- a CDS encoding aminotransferase class V-fold PLP-dependent enzyme, giving the protein MSEPASLIETIRASVIGEDEAVAGPFGVRRVTYADYTASGRSLTFIEDYIRDAVLPLYANTHTESSGTGLQTTRFREEARRIIRDAVGGGDAHAVIFTGSGSTAAVNKLVAVLGLRIPAELDDRYGLSARIPSAERPVVFVGPFEHHSNELPWRESIADVVVIREDADGHIDPAHLRDELERHADRPLRIGSFSAASNVTGIVSDTYGIARLLHEHGALSFWDFGAAAPYVSIEMDPPDDPLAYKDAIFISPHKFIGGPGTPGVLVARRELFRNRVPTMPGGGTVAYVNPTEHVYLVDIEHREEGGTPAIVESIRAGLVFGLKAAVGEAAIRERESSFIRRAIDRWSRHPDIEILGNQAAERLSIVSFVVRHDGRYLHHNFVVALLNDLFGIQSRGGCSCAGPYGHRLLGIDLETSHEFEREIGRGCEGIKPGWVRVNFNYFISETIFEFILAAIELVASDGWRLLPQYAFDPATGMWRHAGGVVEPPLSLDDIGYEGGRMTYRAHRHREPEARLADHLAEARALLGSPPPPIRAATDASRSLAVGPDFETLRWFWLPHEVEVSPHAVGASDSGDQASGVGTPRTLNPPST; this is encoded by the coding sequence ATGTCCGAACCGGCGAGCCTCATCGAGACCATCCGCGCCTCCGTCATCGGCGAGGACGAGGCGGTGGCGGGGCCCTTCGGGGTTCGGCGTGTGACGTACGCGGACTACACGGCGTCCGGCCGATCGCTGACGTTCATCGAGGACTACATCCGGGACGCGGTCCTGCCCCTCTACGCGAACACGCACACCGAGTCTTCGGGCACCGGCCTGCAGACGACACGCTTCCGCGAAGAGGCCCGGCGGATCATCCGCGATGCGGTCGGCGGCGGCGACGCGCACGCCGTCATCTTCACCGGATCGGGCTCGACGGCCGCCGTCAACAAGCTCGTCGCCGTGCTCGGCCTGCGCATCCCGGCCGAGCTCGACGATCGCTACGGCCTGTCGGCCCGGATCCCGTCCGCCGAGCGGCCGGTCGTCTTCGTCGGGCCGTTCGAGCACCACAGCAACGAGCTCCCGTGGCGGGAGTCGATCGCCGACGTCGTCGTCATCCGCGAGGACGCGGACGGCCACATCGATCCGGCCCACCTCCGCGACGAGCTCGAGCGCCACGCGGACCGGCCGCTCCGCATCGGCAGCTTCAGCGCCGCGAGCAACGTCACCGGCATCGTCTCGGACACGTACGGCATCGCCCGGCTCCTCCACGAGCACGGCGCGCTCTCGTTCTGGGACTTCGGGGCCGCGGCGCCCTACGTCTCGATCGAGATGGATCCGCCGGACGACCCACTCGCGTACAAGGACGCGATCTTCATCTCGCCCCACAAGTTCATCGGCGGTCCGGGCACGCCCGGCGTCCTCGTCGCGCGGCGGGAGCTGTTCCGCAACCGGGTCCCCACGATGCCCGGCGGCGGGACCGTCGCCTACGTCAACCCGACCGAGCACGTCTACCTCGTCGACATCGAGCACCGGGAGGAGGGCGGCACGCCGGCGATCGTCGAATCGATCCGGGCGGGCCTCGTCTTCGGGCTCAAGGCGGCGGTGGGGGAGGCAGCGATCCGCGAGCGGGAATCGTCGTTCATCCGCCGGGCGATCGATCGGTGGAGCCGTCACCCCGACATCGAGATCCTCGGCAACCAGGCCGCGGAGCGCCTGTCGATCGTCAGCTTCGTCGTCCGCCACGACGGCCGATACCTCCACCACAACTTCGTCGTGGCGCTCCTCAACGATCTGTTCGGCATCCAGTCGCGGGGTGGCTGCTCGTGCGCCGGGCCGTACGGCCACCGGCTGCTCGGCATCGACCTCGAGACGTCCCACGAGTTCGAGCGCGAGATCGGCCGGGGCTGCGAGGGGATCAAGCCCGGCTGGGTCCGGGTCAACTTCAACTACTTCATCAGTGAAACGATCTTCGAGTTCATCCTCGCCGCGATCGAGCTCGTCGCCTCCGACGGCTGGCGCCTCCTGCCGCAGTACGCGTTCGATCCCGCGACCGGGATGTGGCGCCACGCCGGCGGCGTCGTCGAGCCGCCACTCTCGCTCGACGACATCGGGTACGAGGGCGGCCGGATGACGTATCGGGCCCACCGGCACCGCGAACCGGAAGCGCGGCTGGCGGACCATCTCGCCGAGGCGCGAGCCCTGCTCGGATCACCGCCGCCGCCGATCC